The Proteiniphilum propionicum genome contains the following window.
GCCAGATATCCCGCAATATCTCCCAGCGGTAGACAGTCGGGGTTATCAGTACGGTAAACCGCTTCAACTGTTGTCCCTTTACCCTCTTCAGATAGTACCTCCAGCGAACCTCCGGCCTGCTCGCAAGTCATTTTTAAAAAAGGGACGCCTAACCCAACTCTTCTGGTGGTTCGAGTAGAATAAAAAGGGTCGGCCAGTTTTTTCACTGCCTCTCCGCTCATTCCTATTCCATCATCTTCTACCCTGAATATTAGCCTGTTTCCTATACTATCCTCATTAAAAGATATACAGATTTTCTTCGCTTCCGCCCGAATGGAATTCTGTACTATATCCATCATATGCATCGCCATATCAACCATTAGTGCAATATATTTCAGATCCCTTATTCCGGTTTTCAGCAAAAAATGTTCTAAAACATTCCCAATCTGGCCTCTCCATATTGAAGCGATTATACACTGAAGCAATATCTTCCGGATAATGGGCATCGGAGTTTTGGAGGAACCGTTTACCTTTAAGACCCTGGTGTTTTTTTACAAACTCTTCCGGCGTTGTAGCTTTTGACACCTCAAGCGCATCATACTCAAGATCGAAAGGTATAAAACCCAGCTGACTGAACAGGCTGTTTTTCGGCCTGTCGATATGAGCCGGCACGAAAATTCCGTCCAGCCTGTGTACCTCTCCTGCCACGCCCTCTATCTCATCATCAATACTCATAAATAAAGAGCGCTCTTCTTCATACACTATCAGATCATTCTCATCTACAGCTACCTGGTATCCCATGCGGCGAGGATCGTTTTTCACATCGGTCATTCTCTCTTCCAGATAGTTCTGAAACTCCTCCAATGCCTGCAAATGAGGGAAATAACATAGGCAGTGGACCTCTTCCCTTGTGTTCACCTCACACCCGGGTATAACATAAACGCCTTCCCTGCTGCCAATTTCCACGCAAACACGTACATTCCGGGTGGTGTTGTGGTCGGTGATTGCTATCATATGCAGCCCCTTCGCCTTCGCCGTACGGATAATATTCCCCGGGCTCATATCAAGGCTGCCGCACGGTGACAAACAGGTGTGAATGTGCAAATCGGCATTGAAACAGTTCATTTAACTCCTCTCTTTTTCGCTTTATTCAACTTTGTTGTCAGTTGCGCGTCGCTCATGCCACGTGCTCAATCAACCTCCTTCAACCACTCATACAGTATTCCGGCAGTTTCAAAAGCAGGCATCCCGGATGTTAGTATAACTACCTCCTCAGCTTCGGCATGATCCAATACCTCCTGAGCAACAATCCGCTCATTGACCACTATTACTGCACTTAACTCTTTAAGCGAAGCAACCGCCACAATATTTTTATGTACCTGCGATGTAACCCAAAGCATTTTAGGTTGTGCTTTACCCATCACATCACTCAGCAAATCAGACACATAAGCCGACTGCACCGCTCTCTCTAACAGAGAGTTACCCGTAAGACATTCAAAATTCAGCTCTTCTGTAAGCTGTTTAAGATTCTTTTCCATGTGAATCTCTGTATTTATTGAGCCTGTTCCTGCCCCATATCTTTTCTATAACCACAAAGGCCTGATCAGGGCTCAGTTTGTAATTTTTCTCCATAACACGCTGCACAAAAACACAATGAGATATGCTCGCTTTGCCTCTTACAATATCTTCGGCCAGATTCCTGCAGCCCGGTGCACCGCAGGCACCGCAATCGAAACCGGGAAAGTAGGTCATAAGCCGCTCAATTCGCTGCAGCTTAATCAACGCCTTCTCCATATCTTCATCCAACAGCAGTCCATCGCGTGGATAAACCGGATCGACACTGGAAAGTGCATGAAGCACCTCCTTATACTCCATAAGTGGATTTCTCACAACTCCTTTGTCGGCCTTTTTCAGCTTTTGCAATCTTTTATGCCTATGTTCCAATCGTTCCACTGTAAGGAATCTGTTACCGGGACAAAGGATGCCCCCGGCACACCCCTGGTCACAGGCACGCATCTCTAGAAAATCTATTTCGGCGATATGTCCCGATTCCAGCTTTTCAAGAAACTCAATCACATTATCTATCCCGTCAATAGCCAAGCTTCTACCAGGAAAATATTTCTTTTCGGTCCCCGACAACGACCAGTTGACCGAATCGGGGCTCATATTTGCAAATTTTTTGTGTAACCCGGGATTTTTCTTTCCATGCAGTATTTTTGAAACCTTGTTATAGATCTCGGTCATATTTATTGTAGCATCGATAGGCGATTGCAGCTCACCTACGGGTGCACGGGCTGCAACAATTTTCGCAGCGCACGGGGTAATATAATATATGAACAATTTCCCCGGGTCCATACCCTCCCTCTCCTTCAATTTTCTGAGATAGAGAGCAACTACATCGTGAGGTGCTTTCAGCAACAAAATCAGCTCTGTAAGCGAAGGGTATTGAACCTGAATAAGGCGGACTATTGCAGGACAAAACGAACTGATAAGCGGATGAGGCAGTTCCTCTTTCGCAACAGATTCATAGGCTTCTTTCATGAAATCCACTGCCTGCTCCACCTCATATACCTCATCAAAGCCCAACTGTTTTACCGCATCAAGTACCTGTGTGGCCGAATATTCTGAAGGAAATTGGCCAATAAAGACAGAGGGCACCAGTGCAATCCGGTATCCGTCCCTCTCTATGGAAATGAAACCGTCATCCTTAGCGTAAATGGCCCGTTGAGGACAAACACGGTAACATTCGCCGCAGTCGATACATCTTTCCGGTTGAATGCGCGCATACCCCTCCACAATACGGATAGCCTGTGTAGAACAAACACGCATACAATGCGAGCAACCGATACATTTATTTGTATCAATCTGAATTGAATGTGTATAGTTCCTGTCTTTCATTTTGTACCTAAAAGTATCCGGATACTATTCCAATAAGCCGGCTAGCCGTTGAAAAAAACTTTTATCTCAAGCCTTGTTCCTGTCCCGGGTGTAGATGACAAATACATCTCATCACAGTTTCTTTTGATATTAGGCAGTCCCATCCCGGCTCCAAATCCCATTTGACGAACCTCATCAGTAGCAGTAGAAAAGCCCTCTTCCATCGCTTTGTCAATATCTTCAATTCCAGGCCCCTCATCCTCAACAACCACATCGATTCCCTCCGGTGTGATATCCACACTCATTATCCCTTTCCAAGCGTGTGCCACAACGTTTACTTCGGCTTCGTAGAGCGCCACGGCTATCCTTCGCACAATAATAGGCGATATATTGAACTGTTTAAGAGTTTTTTTCACCTCAGAGCTTGCCCGTCCTGCCGCGCTGAAATTTCCCCCCTCTATGTTGTAATGCATCTTCATAGGGAAACCGGTTTCAACCCATTTTGATAGAGTTTCCCTGAAATCTCAAAAACTGTTGAATCTGTTGCAACAATTGATATATTATGTTCCTTTGCCAAAGCCAACATTTCATCCGTAACCTGTTTGCCCCTGCCGAAAATTATGCAGGAAATATTGATGATCTCTGCAGTACGGATAGCTTGCACTGTGCACAAACCCGTAATAAGGATGGTGTTCTCCATCTGAAATCGCAATACATCACTCATCAAATCAGAAGCAAAAGCATTTGTGTAATTGTGAAGAGTGTTACAATCGAGTTGTATTGTTCCGTCGATAATCTCGTTTACCCTTTGTAAATTCATTTTTTATTTCAAACAATGTACGAAAAATAGCTTTCTTTGTGTTTTTATGATGTGTTACTTTGCAACAATTTGTATCATATTGTGGTTGTTTTATCAAATATGTCTTGACAAAGGTAACATTGCAGAGCTAAAAACACCTTTTCAACAATCTGAATATTAGGTAATTAAAATGTTTTTACTACTTTATACTACAAAGTAAACCATTTTTTTCAAATTAAAGAAATTTTTCGGTAATTAAATTCAATAATTTATCAAATTTTCCGTGATGCCGATATAAGCAAACAACCAGGCAGCTCTCTTGAAAATCAGTCTAAACAGACAATCACACAACCATTTAATAAATGCTTAACTAATCTTTCATACTCCTCCTGAGTCCTGCATAAACCACTCTGTTATTAAATGCTTAAGTCTGCTAACAAAGCCAAAATAAATTAAAAAATAATTATTTGAGTCTGCTCCAAAAAATCGGGAATATCAAAAATGGTTTTTTATAATGTATTGAATATTAATATCTGTTTTATCCGATTGTAATGAAAGAGACTTTCAGGAGGGGACTCATGCTGATAATCGGTATGTAAAACCGCTTAAACCGACCTTTTCACATAGTGCGTATGCAACAGATGATGCGATCTATCACTCATGGGGCACATGAGAAAATCCTCATAAATCCTTACAATTTCGGGGTTTTCATGAGATTTACGTATCGTTTTGTGTTCATCTTCAAAATAGATTGATTCAGCACGCTTTTCCCGTATTTCGGCATTGGTCGGTATAGGCTGGCCTCCTCCGCCCAGGCAGCCTCCCGGGCAGGTCATTACCTCGATAAATGCGTAAGGTGATGTGCCATTTTTTATCTGATCGAGCAACAAAGCAGCATTTTTCAGCGTGTTGCCAACAGCAACTTTCAAAGTTGTTCCGTTCATATCTATATCGGCTTCTCTTATCCCCTGTAATCCCCGGACCGACTTGAAATCTAAACTCTTCAGGTTTCTCCCGGTATAAAGCTCATAAGCAGTCCTTAACGCTGCTTCCATAACACCACCCGTGGATCCGAACAACACTGCCGCACCTGTCGATTCGCCCAGTGGGCTGTCGAACTCTTCATCCGGAAGCTGCGTGAATTCAATACCCGATTCACGAAACATACGAGCCAGTTCCCTTGTGGTTAGAGAATAATCTACATCAAAGAATCGTTCCTCCTCCGTAAGGCTCATTCTCTCTTTCCAGTATTGGAATGCACCATCCATTTCGGGCCTTCGGGCCTCATATTTCTTGGCGGTGCAGGGCATAACAGAAACTACAACTATATCTCTCGGGTCGGTACCTGTTTTTTCGGCGTAATAGGTTTTGGCTACCGCACCAAACATCTGTTGTGGAGATTTACATGTAGACAAATGTTCCAGCAGCTGTGGATAAAAATGTTCAATAAACTTTATCCATCCCGGTGAACAGGATGTTATCATTGGCAAGACGCCACCGTTTCTTATGCGTTGAAGCAACTCATTACCCTCTTCAACAATGGTAAGGTCTGCCGCAAAATCGGTATCAAAGACCCTCGAAAAACCAAGACGTCTCAACCCGGCAACCATCTGCCCCGTTACCAGGCTTCCATAAGGCATTCCCATGGCCTCCCCGATACCCACGCGTACGGCGGGTGCTGTTTGCACCAGTACCACTTTCCCCGGATCCTGCAATACAGCCCTCACGTCGCTGACATAGCTTTTTTCAGTGATAGCACCCGTAGGACATACTAATGAGCATTGGCCACAGTTTGTACATGCTACCAAGCCTAAGCCCCGGTCAAGAAAAGTTGATATCTTTGTCTTAAGCCCTCGCCCCACAAAATCTATAACCCTCACATTCTGCATGTTGCTGCAGACAGCCACACATCGTCCGCAAAGAATACACTTTTCCGGATCCCGCACCAACGATAAAGATGACTCGTCTTTAGCAAGGTGTTCTTTACGAGTTCGCTCAAATCGCCTTGTGTTGATTCCCAAAGTAAAGGTCAACTGCTGCAGTTCACAGTTTCCGTTTCGGCTGCAAACCAAACAATCCTGCGGATGGTTGGCCAGCAACAGTTCAACGTTCATTTTCCGAGCTTCCATAGCACGCGGGCTATCAGTCAATATCTCCATCCCTTCAGTGACTTTTGTGATACAGGAGCGCAACAAAGACTTCGCCCCTTTCACCTCAACTACGCACACGCCGCAGGAAGCGTTTTGTGATACATCTTTCAGATAACATAACGAAGGCACATGAATACCTACAGAGCTGCATGCCTGCCATATGGTACTACCATCGGCTACCTGAACTACCTGATTATTTATTCTTACTTCCATAGTATGCTTTTTTTCTATTGACATCTTACATCGCATCTGAGGCATCTCTCCACTTCATTACGTGCCTGTTCACCTGTAAACCCGAATGAAATCTCATTAAAATTGTTCACCCGGTCTCTTACAGAGAGCTTTCTGGCAACATTCCCGGTACACGGCCTGGGATTCACAGGCACTTTATCTCCATAGTCGAACTTGCGTGACAGAAGGTGAAATCTATCTTCGTTCATCAACACTCTGTCTATAGCAGCAGCAGCCATCTTTGCCATACCCATTGCTTCGGCGGCAGTAGCTGGGCCGCTGACAGCATCACCGCCAGCGTATATTTTAGGTTCGGAAGTTTGAAAACTAAACCGGTTGACGTTTATTCTGCCATCATTGCCCACCTCCAAAGAGTCCGCCAAACTCTCGGAACCAACCCGTTCACCGATTGCAAGTATAACCGAATCGCAGGGTATCTCTTCAAATATACCCGTAGCTACAGACATTCGTCTTCCTGACCGGTCGACACCTCCCGGTTTCATTCTTTCAATACGAAGTGCACACACCTGCCCTGATTGGCCGGTAATAATTTCTATAGGTGAAGAGAGAAAACAATAACCTATCTTTTCCTCTTCCGATTCCAGTATTTCAATGGCATTTGCAGGCATATCGTTCTTTTCCCGACGGTATACAATTGTTACATCTTTACCCAGTCGCAGGAGAGAGCGGGCAGCATCTAAAGCCACGTTTCCCGCACCGATGATCACAATATGCTGCCCGGCTTGTGGAATTTCACCCATTGCCATGCTTTTCAGTATTTCGGTCCCGGCAAATACCCCCTTCGCATTTACCCCCGGAATATTTATTTTAACATCTTTCCACGCTCCTATAGCTATAAAAACAGCGTCGAACTCTTTTTTCAACTCCTCAAGTGAGAGATTCTCTCCCAACCTCCGGTTCATTTTAAACTGAACACCCAGTTTTCTGACCACTTTTATCTCTTTTTGCAGCAGCTCTTTAGGTAAACGGTACTGCGGAATACCGTAGCGCAGTATTCCACCTGCCTCTGGCATGGCATCGTAAATAGTGACTTCATGGCCAAGTCGCACAAGATAAAATGCAGCTGTAAGACCTGCGGGGCCTGCGCCAATAATGGCAATCCTTTTCCTGGTAGATGGCAGTTTCTCTTTGGCCAGATTCCGGTATATCTCCCCCTCTTTACCTAGCTGGTATATGGT
Protein-coding sequences here:
- a CDS encoding PHP domain-containing protein, with protein sequence MNCFNADLHIHTCLSPCGSLDMSPGNIIRTAKAKGLHMIAITDHNTTRNVRVCVEIGSREGVYVIPGCEVNTREEVHCLCYFPHLQALEEFQNYLEERMTDVKNDPRRMGYQVAVDENDLIVYEEERSLFMSIDDEIEGVAGEVHRLDGIFVPAHIDRPKNSLFSQLGFIPFDLEYDALEVSKATTPEEFVKKHQGLKGKRFLQNSDAHYPEDIASVYNRFNMERPDWECFRTFFAENRNKGSEIYCTNG
- a CDS encoding ATP-binding protein, with product MMDIVQNSIRAEAKKICISFNEDSIGNRLIFRVEDDGIGMSGEAVKKLADPFYSTRTTRRVGLGVPFLKMTCEQAGGSLEVLSEEGKGTTVEAVYRTDNPDCLPLGDIAGYLALLLKANPGIHFRFAYKVDGKLFEIDSNEMKLQGIDLQYPQMLPAVKEFINENLKEIFKMRPLNSFLCR
- a CDS encoding [Fe-Fe] hydrogenase large subunit C-terminal domain-containing protein; this encodes MKDRNYTHSIQIDTNKCIGCSHCMRVCSTQAIRIVEGYARIQPERCIDCGECYRVCPQRAIYAKDDGFISIERDGYRIALVPSVFIGQFPSEYSATQVLDAVKQLGFDEVYEVEQAVDFMKEAYESVAKEELPHPLISSFCPAIVRLIQVQYPSLTELILLLKAPHDVVALYLRKLKEREGMDPGKLFIYYITPCAAKIVAARAPVGELQSPIDATINMTEIYNKVSKILHGKKNPGLHKKFANMSPDSVNWSLSGTEKKYFPGRSLAIDGIDNVIEFLEKLESGHIAEIDFLEMRACDQGCAGGILCPGNRFLTVERLEHRHKRLQKLKKADKGVVRNPLMEYKEVLHALSSVDPVYPRDGLLLDEDMEKALIKLQRIERLMTYFPGFDCGACGAPGCRNLAEDIVRGKASISHCVFVQRVMEKNYKLSPDQAFVVIEKIWGRNRLNKYRDSHGKES
- a CDS encoding serine kinase produces the protein MEKNLKQLTEELNFECLTGNSLLERAVQSAYVSDLLSDVMGKAQPKMLWVTSQVHKNIVAVASLKELSAVIVVNERIVAQEVLDHAEAEEVVILTSGMPAFETAGILYEWLKEVD
- a CDS encoding NADH-dependent [FeFe] hydrogenase, group A6, which produces MEVRINNQVVQVADGSTIWQACSSVGIHVPSLCYLKDVSQNASCGVCVVEVKGAKSLLRSCITKVTEGMEILTDSPRAMEARKMNVELLLANHPQDCLVCSRNGNCELQQLTFTLGINTRRFERTRKEHLAKDESSLSLVRDPEKCILCGRCVAVCSNMQNVRVIDFVGRGLKTKISTFLDRGLGLVACTNCGQCSLVCPTGAITEKSYVSDVRAVLQDPGKVVLVQTAPAVRVGIGEAMGMPYGSLVTGQMVAGLRRLGFSRVFDTDFAADLTIVEEGNELLQRIRNGGVLPMITSCSPGWIKFIEHFYPQLLEHLSTCKSPQQMFGAVAKTYYAEKTGTDPRDIVVVSVMPCTAKKYEARRPEMDGAFQYWKERMSLTEEERFFDVDYSLTTRELARMFRESGIEFTQLPDEEFDSPLGESTGAAVLFGSTGGVMEAALRTAYELYTGRNLKSLDFKSVRGLQGIREADIDMNGTTLKVAVGNTLKNAALLLDQIKNGTSPYAFIEVMTCPGGCLGGGGQPIPTNAEIREKRAESIYFEDEHKTIRKSHENPEIVRIYEDFLMCPMSDRSHHLLHTHYVKRSV
- a CDS encoding transcriptional regulator encodes the protein MNLQRVNEIIDGTIQLDCNTLHNYTNAFASDLMSDVLRFQMENTILITGLCTVQAIRTAEIINISCIIFGRGKQVTDEMLALAKEHNISIVATDSTVFEISGKLYQNGLKPVSL
- a CDS encoding ATP-binding protein, which translates into the protein MKMHYNIEGGNFSAAGRASSEVKKTLKQFNISPIIVRRIAVALYEAEVNVVAHAWKGIMSVDITPEGIDVVVEDEGPGIEDIDKAMEEGFSTATDEVRQMGFGAGMGLPNIKRNCDEMYLSSTPGTGTRLEIKVFFNG